In Capsicum annuum cultivar UCD-10X-F1 chromosome 11, UCD10Xv1.1, whole genome shotgun sequence, one genomic interval encodes:
- the LOC107846858 gene encoding uncharacterized protein LOC107846858, with amino-acid sequence MATTSPSIISLNLLVINSKSRLLPPKQLSNSQISLPNLLISPKIIRKNRRIYAISSSNNFSLAEANLNETADQLVVTSTGDDGVSTVISSLLFIAFIGLSILTIGVIYIAITDFLQKREKEQFEKEEAGKKKKSGRKGKIGTRAKAGPRGFGQKVEENDQDDD; translated from the coding sequence ATGGCTACTACTTCTCCATCcattatttctctcaacttacttGTAATCAACTCAAAATCACGTCTTTTACCTCCTAAACAATTATCAAATTCACAAATTTCACTTCCTAATCTACTTATATCACCCAAAATCATCCGAAAAAATCGTAGAATTTACGCTATTTCAAGTAGTAATAATTTCTCCTTAGCAGAAGCGAATCTAAATGAAACAGCCGATCAGCTGGTCGTTACATCCACGGGTGATGACGGAGTTTCTACTGTTATTTCATCGCTCTTATTCATCGCTTTCATCGGATTATCCATTCTTACGATAGGAGTAATATACATTGCCATTACGGATTTTTTGCAAAAGAGGGAGAAGGAGCAATTCGAGAAAGAAGAAGcaggaaagaagaagaagagtggGAGGAAAGGGAAGATTGGTACAAGAGCTAAAGCGGGGCCGAGAGGGTTCGGACAAAAGGTTGAGGAAAATGATCAGGACGATGATTAG
- the LOC107848469 gene encoding zinc finger protein CONSTANS-LIKE 16, which yields MVSERKLASAMGGKTLRACDNCIKKRARWYCPADDAFLCQNCDASVHSANPLAHRHERVRLKTSSLKEPLSSLDDYLPDLESPVSVSSVSVSVSVPSWHHGFTRKARTPRHGRKASKSAGDGDVILMKNPIHIVPEMLSDENSHDEIEEEQLLYRVPILDPFVAELCSSATNNQEMVENSTTAAAAEMDSEFKVESKETALQDDICNVDLNRFHGVLPSEMELAEFAADVENLLGKGLDDHESFDMEGLGLLEVCNDNKEENSMECSMVSHEKVKIEDEGEVEFVTKTTSATTHYDHQFDHSTHHDIDINGDTFEFKFDYDSPMNIRREDEVVMKNIREDNNVAIDDENQINKKILLNLDYEGVLTAWADQRSPWTNGERPELDTNDSWPDCMGNYMGIMNENAIIVDRGREARVSRYREKRRTRLFSKKIRYEVRKLNAEKRPRMKGRFVKRANFATTTTTTPNYPMVK from the exons ATGGTTTCTGAGAGGAAATTAGCAAGTGCAATGGGGGGGAAAACATTAAGAGCATGTGATAATTGTATTAAAAAAAGGGCACGTTGGTATTGTCCTGCCGATGATGCATTTTTATGTCAAAATTGTGATGCTTCCGTTCATTCGGCGAACCCTTTGGCGCATAGGCACGAAAGGGTTCGCCTAAAAACGTCATCATTGAAAGAACCTTTATCATCATTAGATGATTACTTACCCGATTTGGAAAGTCCAGTATCGGTTTCATCAGTATCAGTGTCAGTGTCAGTTCCATCATGGCATCACGGATTTACTAGGAAGGCACGGACTCCTAGGCATGGGAGAAAGGCTAGTAAATCCGCGGGGGATGGAGATGTTATTCTCATGAAAAATCCTATTCATATCGTCCCTGAGATGTTAAGTGATGAGAATTCGCATGATGAGATCGAAGAGGAGCAACTCTTATATCGAGTGCCCATATTAGATCCCTTCGTGGCTGAGCTCTGCAGCTCGGCCACGAATAATCAAGAGATGGTGGAGAATAGCacaacagcagcagcagcagaGATGGATTCAGAATTTAAAGTTGAATCTAAGGAGACAGCGTTGCAGGATGATATCTGTAACGTTGATCTTAATAGATTTCATGGGGTGTTACCATCGGAGATGGAGCTAGCCGAATTCGCAGCTGATGTTGAGAATTTACTAGGGAAAGGACTTGATGATCATGAGTCATTTGACATGGAAGGATTAGGTTTATTGGAAGTTTGTAATGATAATAAAGAGGAAAACTCAATGGAGTGTTCAATGGTTAGTCatgaaaaagtcaaaattgaagATGAAGGTGAAGTCGAATTCGTTACAAAAACAACTTCTGCAACTACTCACTACGATCATCAATTTGATCATAGTACTcatcatgatattgatattaatgGAGACACATTTGAGTTCAAATTCGACTACGATTCGCCGATGAATATTAGGAGAGAAGATGAAGTGGTTATGAAGAATATTAGAGAGGATAATAATGTTGcaattgatgatgaaaatcaGATTAATAAGAAGATTTTATTAAATCTTGATTATGAAGGTGTATTAACAGCATGGGCTGATCAAAGGTCACCTTGGACTAATGGTGAAAGGCCAGAATTGGATACAAATGACTCTTGGCCAGACTGCATG GGAAATTACATGGGAATAATGAATGAAAATGCAATAATAGTGGATAGAGGAAGAGAAGCAAGAGTTTCAAGGtatagagaaaaaagaagaacgaGGTTGTTTTCGAAAAAAATAAGATACGAGGTTAGAAAATTAAATGCTGAAAAGAGGCCAAGAATGAAAGGAAGGTTCGTTAAAAGGGCTAATTTtgcaacaacaacgacaacaactcCTAATTACCCTATggttaaataa